A single Deltaproteobacteria bacterium IMCC39524 DNA region contains:
- a CDS encoding phosphoribosylaminoimidazolesuccinocarboxamide synthase, with translation MSSIVLESNMPTLKMVNRGKVRDIYDLGEHLLIVTSDRLSAFDVIMNEGIPKKGQVLNKFSIFWFNQMSDIVPNHIVATDVSDYPSETHIYRDQLEGRSMLVKKAKPLLVECIVRGYVSGSGWKDYQKNGSICGIALPEGLLESEQLEKPIFTPSTKAELGEHDENISFEETIKLCGQEIAEQVRDKTLEIYSRARDFARDKGIIIADTKIEFGTMPDGSLIWIDEAMSPDSSRFWPQELYKPGGPQQSFDKQFVRDYLETLDWNKQAPPPPLPEDIINKTSEKYQEALFKLTGITL, from the coding sequence GTGAGTTCTATTGTCCTCGAAAGTAACATGCCTACCCTGAAGATGGTCAATCGCGGCAAAGTCCGCGACATCTACGATCTTGGAGAACATCTTCTGATCGTCACATCCGATCGTCTTTCCGCGTTTGATGTCATTATGAATGAAGGCATCCCGAAGAAAGGGCAGGTTCTCAACAAGTTTTCCATCTTCTGGTTCAACCAGATGTCCGACATTGTTCCAAATCACATTGTTGCTACCGATGTAAGTGACTACCCGTCAGAAACCCACATCTACCGCGACCAGCTCGAAGGTCGTAGCATGCTGGTCAAGAAAGCCAAGCCACTACTGGTTGAATGCATTGTTCGCGGCTATGTTTCCGGATCCGGGTGGAAAGATTATCAGAAAAACGGCAGCATCTGCGGCATCGCTTTGCCAGAGGGGCTGCTCGAAAGCGAGCAACTGGAAAAACCGATCTTCACGCCTTCGACCAAGGCTGAGCTCGGCGAGCACGATGAGAACATTTCTTTTGAAGAGACTATCAAGCTCTGCGGTCAAGAGATCGCCGAACAGGTTCGTGACAAAACCCTGGAAATTTACAGTCGTGCACGCGACTTTGCCCGCGACAAGGGTATCATTATCGCTGACACCAAGATTGAATTCGGCACTATGCCCGACGGCAGCCTGATCTGGATCGATGAAGCGATGTCACCTGATTCTTCACGTTTCTGGCCTCAGGAGTTATACAAGCCGGGCGGCCCCCAGCAAAGCTTCGACAAGCAGTTCGTCCGCGACTACCTGGAGACCCTTGACTGGAACAAACAGGCACCACCCCCACCTCTCCCGGAGGACATCATTAACAAGACCTCGGAGAAGTACCAGGAAGCGCTCTTCAAACTGACTGGCATCACCCTTTAA